A segment of the Prochlorococcus marinus str. MIT 9215 genome:
AATCCAACAATGATTGCAGGAGATTCCATTAAAGCTAAGGCGCCAACCATAAACCCATCAAAAGCTATTTTTTGACTTTCTAAAAAACTTTCTGCAGAAATAAATGTAACAGCACTTATTGAGCCGTATGCTGCTGCTATTGCAGCTGAATTAAAGACATCAAACTTAAATCTTAAAATTAAGAATCCAATCAGCGGAATTACAAGTGACATAAGTATTGCAGCACTTAAAGTCGGCAATACTTGATCAGTAAACCCACTTTTCTGTATCTCAATACCTCCTTTAAACCCAATGGCTAGGAGAAGATATAAGGAGAAGAGTTTAGGTAATGGAGCGGGTATTTCTAAATCAGATTTAAAGAGTACTGATATTGCTCCAATTAAAAAGAAAAGAACTGGTGGGGCTAATACATTTTGCAGAATTGGATTTATTTCCATAAATTATTAGGCTATTTCATTTAGAGCGGTTTCTAAAGCTTCTTTTCTTGTCTCAATGATGCCTTCAACTCCAAACTTAGCTAATCTGTCCTTTACTTTTTCATTTGCACCAGCAACAAATGCTTTTCTGGAATTATTTTTTGCTTCTTGCATCATATCCTCAATCGCGAGAGTCGCCGTCACTCCAAGTCTTGGAACATCAGTGATATCTAATATTAAAACTTTGTAGTTTCTTACTAGCATCATTCTCTCAGAAATACCTTTAGCTGCTCCAAAACTAAGTGGTCCTTTAAGCCTAAATAACATTACTTCTCCTGAACATCTATCTAGTAGTGCTTTTTCATCAGCAGGTAATTCATTTTTAGCTTGATCATCCTTTGATAATGGATTATCCTCATCCATACCTTCTAGTTGAGTTTCGGTTATTGAATCAATAGTGAGCATATTTGCTATGAATACTCCGACTAAAACTGCCCAAATTAAATCCCAAAATACAGTCATTAGGAGCACGCCGTACATAACAACTGAAGTTTTTAAAGATAATTTGTGAGCCCTCCTCAAAAACCCCCAATCAATAATATCTAGACCAACTTTTATAAGAATTCCTGCTAGCAACGCAGTTGGTATTTGCTCAGCTAAAGGACCTGCGCCAACTAAAACTATCAACAAAACAATTGAGTGAACCATACCAGAAATAGGAGTTGATCCTCCAGATTTAACATTAATAACTGTTCTCATTGTTGCTCCGGCTCCAGGTAAGCCTGAAAAAAGACCTGCGACAGCATTTCCTATTCCTTGACCAATAAGTTCTTTATCAGAATTATGTTTTGTTTGAGAGATATTGTCTGCTACTAAAGATGTTAATAAGGAGTCAATTGCGCCAAGTACTGCGAGGACTAATCCTGCCTTAAAAATGATTGGAAAATATTGATTAAAACTTGGAAAATTTAAAGATGGAACTCCCCTTGGAATTTCTCCAATTCTTTCAATAGCTCCATCTCCAAAAATCAATATTGATATTGGAGTTACTATCAATAGAGATAAAAGAGGGGAAGGAACCCATTGACTTATTTTTCTAGGAGTTAGAAATACTATACCTAGTGTCATTATTGCTACTCCAATAGCAGCTCCGTTTGGCTGGAAATTTGAAAATACAGTGGATAAAGATTCAACTACTCCACCTCTAGTGCTAATTCCTAGTAATGGCCCAATTTGAAGTGCAATTATTATTACTCCAATACCAGACATGAATCCTGAAACAACAGAATATGGAACTAAGGTAATAAATTTGCCTAGTTTGAGAACCCCAAATAATATTTGCAGTAAGCCGCCAATTACTACTGCTGCCATCACTAAAGGTAAAATTTGTCCTGCAGACAGATCTCTTGGAACCCCCACTGCTGCTAAGCCTGCTACTACTCCAGCAACAGTTACACTCATTGGACCGGTAGGTCCACTAACTTGAGCGGGTGTTCCGCCGAATAATGCTGCTAAAAAACCAACTACTACTGCCCCATATAGTCCATAAATTGCCCCGCCAGGTCCTAACGCAGCATTTCCAAAAGCAAGAGCGAGAGGTAAAGCTACCACAGCGGCTGTGATCCCTCCAAGAATATCTCCTCTTAAATTCTTTAGATGAAATCCATTTATTATTTTCAAAGATAATCTCCTTAAAATAAACACTTAACTAAAAGATAATATCTCTTTATGACGTAAATTTGTGAAAAATGAAGTTTGTGCAAAATATTTTTGTAACTTTTTTTGCTTTTATTAAATAAATTTTAGTTAATTTTCCTGAACAAAAGTAGTCTCTGATTGATTTATGTGGGAGGCAAGCGATTAATGTATTAGATAAATATTTTTTAATTTAAATAATATTCAAATGAATTCAATTATTCGTCCTAGAAGATTAAGAAGAACTCAGTCAATTAGAGAAATGGTTAGAGAAAATCATCTAACGGCATCGGACTTTATATATCCATTATTTATTCATGAAAAAGATTTTAAAGAGGAAATTTCAGCAATGCCCGGAACTTATAGATGGGATATTAATAACTTAATAAAGGAGGTTACTAGGGCATGGGAATTGGGAATAAGGTGTGTGGTTCTTTTTCCAAAAATTAACGATAGCTTAAAGACTGAAGATGGAGCAGAATGTTTTAATGAAGACGGTTTAATACCTAAAGCTATTCGAATATTAAAAAAAGAGATTCCAGAAATGTCAATAATGACAGATGTTGCCTTGGACCCATACTCTTGTGATGGTCATGATGGATTAGTTGATGAAACTGGAAAAATATTGAACGACGAAACAATCGAAGTTTTAAAAAAACAAGCTTTAACACAAGCAAGAGCTGGAGCAGATTTTATTGGTCCTAGTGACATGATGGATGGGAGAGTTGGAGCAATCAGAGCTGCTCTTGATAGTCAAGGATTTAGTGATGTAGGTATTATTAGTTATACAGCAAAATATTCATCGGCTTATTATGGTCCATTTAGAACTGCTTTAGATTCGGCTCCTAGAGAAAATAGTAAGAAAATAATTCCAGAAAATAAGTCTACATATCAAATGGACCCTGCGAATTCAAAAGAGGCTTTAATTGAATCTGCTTTGGATCAGTATGAAGGAGCTGATATTTTGATGGTAAAACCAGGGATTTCATATTTGGATATCGTTTATAGATTAAGCACTTTTTCAAATAAACCCATAGCTGCATACAACGTTAGTGGGGAATATTCAATGGTTAAGTCTGCTGCTATGAAGAACTGGATTAATGAAAAAGATATTGTTTTAGAAACATTGCTTAGTTTTAAAAGGGCAGGAGCAAAATTAATACTCACTTATCATGCTTGTGATGCATCTCAATGGTTGCAGGATACTTAAAAACTCATTATTAACAAAAATTTGGTTTAATCTTAGATAAGTAATAAATTAACTGCTTTGTTTTGAAGTTTTCACAAGGAGTAAATAGGATTGGTCACATTGCACTTAGAGTAGAGAATCTCGAAAGGGCGAAATCTTTTTATATAAAGCTGGGTATGAATTTAATTTGGGACGATAAAGATTGGTCTTATTTAGAGGCTGGCAAAGGGAAAGATGGACTTGCATTGCTAGGTCCTAGCTACAAAGCTGCGGGACCTCACTTTGCTTTTCATTTTGA
Coding sequences within it:
- a CDS encoding SulP family inorganic anion transporter translates to MKIINGFHLKNLRGDILGGITAAVVALPLALAFGNAALGPGGAIYGLYGAVVVGFLAALFGGTPAQVSGPTGPMSVTVAGVVAGLAAVGVPRDLSAGQILPLVMAAVVIGGLLQILFGVLKLGKFITLVPYSVVSGFMSGIGVIIIALQIGPLLGISTRGGVVESLSTVFSNFQPNGAAIGVAIMTLGIVFLTPRKISQWVPSPLLSLLIVTPISILIFGDGAIERIGEIPRGVPSLNFPSFNQYFPIIFKAGLVLAVLGAIDSLLTSLVADNISQTKHNSDKELIGQGIGNAVAGLFSGLPGAGATMRTVINVKSGGSTPISGMVHSIVLLIVLVGAGPLAEQIPTALLAGILIKVGLDIIDWGFLRRAHKLSLKTSVVMYGVLLMTVFWDLIWAVLVGVFIANMLTIDSITETQLEGMDEDNPLSKDDQAKNELPADEKALLDRCSGEVMLFRLKGPLSFGAAKGISERMMLVRNYKVLILDITDVPRLGVTATLAIEDMMQEAKNNSRKAFVAGANEKVKDRLAKFGVEGIIETRKEALETALNEIA
- the hemB gene encoding porphobilinogen synthase; amino-acid sequence: MNSIIRPRRLRRTQSIREMVRENHLTASDFIYPLFIHEKDFKEEISAMPGTYRWDINNLIKEVTRAWELGIRCVVLFPKINDSLKTEDGAECFNEDGLIPKAIRILKKEIPEMSIMTDVALDPYSCDGHDGLVDETGKILNDETIEVLKKQALTQARAGADFIGPSDMMDGRVGAIRAALDSQGFSDVGIISYTAKYSSAYYGPFRTALDSAPRENSKKIIPENKSTYQMDPANSKEALIESALDQYEGADILMVKPGISYLDIVYRLSTFSNKPIAAYNVSGEYSMVKSAAMKNWINEKDIVLETLLSFKRAGAKLILTYHACDASQWLQDT
- a CDS encoding VOC family protein — translated: MKFSQGVNRIGHIALRVENLERAKSFYIKLGMNLIWDDKDWSYLEAGKGKDGLALLGPSYKAAGPHFAFHFENKKEVENIQNDLKNSGVKVGPLHEHRDGTASFYMKDTEGNWLEMLYVPPEGIKSNV